A genomic segment from Kyrpidia tusciae DSM 2912 encodes:
- a CDS encoding acyl-CoA mutase large subunit family protein, whose protein sequence is MTDFEERYEEWERKTEHALKKRPERKASFTTSSGIPVRRLYVPQGGEKKELRRYLENVGFPGEFPYTRGVQRTMYRGRFWTMRQYAGFGTAEETNRRFRYLLEQGQTGLSTAFDLPTQIGYDSDHPMARGEVGKVGVAISSLADMEQLFDGIPLDKVTTSMTINAPASVLLAMYIAVGEKQGVPAEKLGGTVQNDILKEYVARGTYIFPPKPSMRLITDVFAFCSEKVPHWNTISISGYHIREAGATAVQELAFTLANGIAYVQAAVDRGLDVDDFAPRLSFFFNAHNHFFEEVAKFRAARRMWARIMRERFGAKDPKSWQLRFHTQTGGSTLTAQQPDNNIVRVTLQALAAVLGGTQSLHTNSRDEALALPTEESARIALRTQQIIAYESGVADTVDPLAGSYYVEELTDEVERRAMEYIEKIDEMGGAVQAVEMGYMQQEIRDAAYETQMAIENGDEIVVGVNAFRMEDEPEPELLRVDPQLGERRREELAKLRSGRNASAVEQTLNRLREAAMGTDNLMPPILDAVRAYATLGEICGVLRDVFGEYRPAQW, encoded by the coding sequence ATGACCGATTTTGAAGAACGTTATGAGGAATGGGAGAGGAAAACGGAGCACGCGTTGAAAAAACGCCCGGAACGGAAAGCGTCCTTTACGACATCCTCCGGGATTCCGGTGCGCAGGTTGTATGTTCCCCAGGGCGGGGAGAAAAAAGAGTTGCGCCGCTATTTAGAGAATGTCGGTTTTCCCGGCGAGTTTCCCTATACCCGCGGGGTGCAAAGGACTATGTACCGAGGCCGCTTCTGGACGATGCGACAATACGCAGGATTCGGAACGGCGGAGGAAACCAACCGGCGGTTTCGTTACCTGCTGGAACAGGGACAGACGGGGCTGTCCACGGCTTTTGATCTTCCCACCCAGATCGGCTACGACTCGGATCATCCCATGGCCCGGGGAGAAGTGGGCAAAGTGGGGGTGGCCATATCGTCCCTGGCGGACATGGAGCAATTATTCGATGGGATTCCTTTGGACAAAGTGACGACCTCGATGACCATCAACGCGCCGGCGTCGGTGCTTCTGGCCATGTACATCGCCGTGGGCGAGAAACAGGGAGTCCCCGCGGAAAAGCTCGGGGGGACGGTGCAGAACGATATTTTGAAAGAATATGTGGCCCGGGGTACGTACATTTTTCCGCCCAAGCCCTCCATGCGGCTCATCACCGATGTATTTGCCTTCTGTAGTGAAAAAGTGCCCCATTGGAATACGATCAGCATCAGCGGCTACCATATTCGGGAAGCCGGGGCCACGGCGGTTCAGGAGTTGGCCTTCACCCTGGCCAACGGCATCGCCTATGTGCAGGCGGCGGTGGACCGGGGACTGGACGTGGATGATTTTGCGCCGAGGTTGTCGTTCTTTTTCAATGCGCATAATCACTTTTTTGAAGAAGTGGCCAAATTCCGAGCGGCCCGGCGGATGTGGGCGCGAATCATGCGGGAGCGTTTTGGCGCCAAGGATCCAAAGTCGTGGCAACTGCGGTTCCATACCCAGACAGGGGGCTCGACGCTCACGGCCCAGCAGCCGGACAACAACATCGTTCGGGTGACGCTTCAGGCCCTGGCGGCGGTACTGGGCGGAACCCAGAGCCTGCACACCAACAGCCGGGACGAAGCCTTGGCGCTGCCCACCGAGGAATCGGCGAGGATTGCCCTGCGAACCCAGCAGATCATCGCCTATGAGAGTGGCGTCGCCGATACGGTGGATCCCTTGGCCGGTTCGTATTATGTGGAAGAGCTCACCGATGAGGTCGAGCGCCGGGCCATGGAATACATCGAGAAGATTGACGAGATGGGCGGGGCCGTGCAGGCCGTGGAGATGGGGTATATGCAGCAGGAAATCCGGGATGCGGCCTACGAGACCCAGATGGCGATCGAGAATGGCGACGAGATTGTGGTGGGGGTGAACGCCTTCCGGATGGAGGATGAGCCGGAACCGGAGCTGTTGCGGGTAGATCCACAGCTCGGGGAGCGCCGGCGGGAAGAACTGGCCAAACTTCGGTCGGGCCGCAACGCGTCCGCGGTGGAGCAGACCTTGAATCGCTTGCGAGAAGCGGCGATGGGGACGGATAACCTCATGCCCCCCATCTTGGATGCGGTGCGTGCGTATGCCACCCTCGGGGAAATTTGTGGCGTGCTCCGGGACGTATTCGGGGAGTACCGCCCGGCCCAGTGGTAG
- the mce gene encoding methylmalonyl-CoA epimerase translates to MAQRRIRVLVAKPGLDGHDRGALVIAQGLRDAGMEVIYTGLRQTPEQIVAAALQEDVDCIGLSSLSGAHMELFPEVVRLLRERGAEDILVVGGGVIPREDIPALKAAGIAEVFTPGTSIQDTAEFIRTHVRPGEGEEEDLPEPPEQIDHIGIAVTSLQEALPFYTEQLGMRLIHQEVIEDQQVNTAFLAVGESTIELLEPTSPDSPVAKFLDKRGPGIHHVAYRVKDVADRLRRAKKAGLRLIDEEPRPGGHGKLIGFVHPKSAGGVLTEFCQRVED, encoded by the coding sequence ATGGCACAACGTCGCATTCGCGTGTTAGTGGCCAAGCCGGGTCTCGATGGCCATGATCGAGGGGCGCTGGTGATCGCCCAAGGGCTTCGAGATGCCGGAATGGAAGTGATCTACACAGGTCTACGACAAACTCCAGAACAGATTGTGGCGGCCGCACTCCAGGAGGACGTGGACTGTATCGGGTTGTCGTCCCTCTCCGGGGCGCACATGGAGTTGTTTCCCGAGGTGGTGCGCCTGCTCCGGGAGCGAGGGGCTGAAGACATCCTGGTGGTGGGCGGCGGGGTGATTCCCCGGGAAGACATTCCCGCCCTCAAGGCGGCCGGGATCGCCGAAGTGTTCACCCCGGGGACGTCCATCCAGGACACGGCGGAATTCATTCGCACTCATGTGCGGCCCGGGGAAGGGGAGGAGGAAGATCTTCCCGAACCGCCGGAGCAGATCGATCATATCGGCATCGCGGTGACTTCGTTACAAGAAGCCTTGCCCTTTTACACCGAGCAGTTGGGAATGAGGTTAATCCACCAAGAAGTGATCGAAGATCAACAGGTGAACACGGCTTTTCTCGCCGTGGGGGAAAGCACCATCGAGTTGCTCGAGCCCACGAGCCCCGATAGTCCCGTGGCCAAATTCCTCGACAAGCGGGGCCCGGGCATTCACCACGTGGCCTACCGGGTCAAAGATGTGGCCGACCGGCTGCGCCGGGCGAAAAAGGCCGGGCTGCGGCTGATCGACGAAGAGCCCCGGCCGGGCGGACATGGAAAGCTGATCGGCTTTGTTCATCCGAAAAGCGCCGGGGGCGTGTTGACGGAGTTCTGCCAGCGGGTGGAAGACTAA
- a CDS encoding acyl-CoA carboxylase subunit beta has protein sequence MEMEERRRKVELGGGDRRIAQQHDRGKLTARERLEILLDPGTFRELNPFIEHRGTLFGLDKVEAPGEGVVTGYGKVDGRTVYVFAQDFTVFGGALGEMHAQKIAKIMDLAAKSGCPIIGLNDSGGARIQEGVVSLDGYGQIFYRNSIYSGVVPQISVIMGPCAGGAVYSPAITDFIFMVEGTSQMFITGPKVIEAVTGESISSNDLGGAKVHGCLSGVAHFTGPGEEEVLGQVRRLLSFLPSNSREKPPRRSAREDDGWEEEMIDLVPVDGTKVYDVRRVIERVVDDGDFMEVHPQFAKNAVVGFARIDGRPVGIIANNPKFMAGGLDIDSSDKIARFIRFCDSFNMPLITFEDVTGFIPGVKQEHGGIIRHGAKILYAYSEATVPKITVILRKAFGGAYVALNSKAIGADLVYAWPIAEVAVMGPEGAANIIFAREIEESPDPAATRAEKIAEYRARFSNPYVAASYGMVDDVIDPRETRRKLKEALEILEEKQESRPAKKHGNIPL, from the coding sequence ATGGAGATGGAAGAGCGCCGGCGGAAGGTGGAGCTCGGCGGTGGCGACCGCCGGATTGCCCAGCAGCACGACCGGGGCAAACTGACGGCCAGGGAACGGTTGGAGATCCTGCTGGATCCCGGCACCTTTCGGGAATTGAACCCTTTCATTGAGCACCGGGGCACCTTATTCGGCTTGGACAAAGTGGAAGCGCCCGGTGAAGGGGTGGTGACGGGATACGGAAAGGTGGACGGGCGGACGGTTTACGTGTTTGCCCAGGATTTCACGGTGTTCGGCGGTGCCCTGGGGGAGATGCATGCGCAAAAGATCGCCAAGATCATGGATTTGGCGGCGAAAAGCGGTTGCCCCATCATCGGGTTGAACGACTCCGGCGGTGCCCGGATCCAAGAAGGGGTCGTCTCCCTGGACGGGTATGGGCAGATTTTTTATCGGAACTCGATCTATTCCGGCGTGGTACCCCAGATTTCGGTGATCATGGGTCCGTGTGCCGGTGGGGCGGTCTATTCCCCGGCGATCACCGATTTTATTTTCATGGTCGAAGGAACCAGTCAAATGTTTATCACCGGCCCGAAGGTGATCGAGGCGGTGACCGGGGAGTCGATTTCGTCGAACGATCTGGGCGGCGCCAAGGTGCACGGGTGTTTGAGCGGTGTCGCGCATTTTACGGGGCCCGGGGAGGAAGAGGTCCTGGGCCAGGTTCGGCGGCTGCTTTCGTTTTTGCCGAGCAATAGTCGGGAAAAACCGCCCCGGAGGAGCGCCCGGGAAGACGACGGCTGGGAGGAAGAGATGATCGATTTGGTGCCGGTGGACGGGACGAAGGTTTACGATGTCCGCCGGGTTATCGAGCGGGTGGTGGACGATGGCGATTTTATGGAAGTCCATCCCCAGTTCGCCAAAAATGCCGTGGTGGGGTTTGCCCGAATCGACGGCCGCCCGGTGGGGATCATCGCCAACAATCCGAAATTCATGGCCGGGGGCCTGGACATCGATTCCTCGGACAAGATCGCCCGGTTCATCCGTTTTTGTGACAGTTTTAACATGCCTTTGATCACCTTTGAAGATGTGACGGGCTTTATCCCTGGCGTCAAGCAGGAGCACGGGGGAATCATCCGCCACGGAGCGAAGATTTTGTACGCCTATTCCGAGGCCACGGTACCGAAGATCACGGTGATTCTCCGCAAGGCCTTCGGCGGGGCCTATGTGGCCCTGAACAGTAAGGCCATCGGGGCGGATCTGGTCTATGCATGGCCCATCGCGGAAGTCGCCGTCATGGGCCCCGAAGGGGCGGCGAATATCATTTTTGCCCGGGAGATTGAAGAAAGTCCGGATCCCGCCGCCACCCGAGCCGAAAAAATCGCCGAATACCGGGCGCGGTTTTCGAATCCTTATGTGGCCGCCTCCTATGGCATGGTGGACGATGTCATCGATCCCCGGGAGACCCGGCGTAAACTAAAAGAAGCCCTGGAGATTCTGGAGGAGAAACAAGAATCGAGACCGGCGAAAAAACACGGCAACATTCCGTTATGA
- a CDS encoding M20/M25/M40 family metallo-hydrolase codes for MVKEFLRLVRIPSPSRGERRMADYVLRRLGQLGVAVEEDRAGRLIGGTAGNLLARLPGSEGRTPILFVAHLDTRGGGAKASPHLHGDRIVGDGSRPLGADDKAGVAILLETVRLLVERRVPHAPLEILFTVGEEVGLMGAKVFNVDRLKAGCGFVFDAPGPVGSAVLRGPAHGVVRGAFLAHVRSRRWGRRELGSSPARAAAAALAGMGLKRGEPGIEARILSIGGFARGEGTMSITAEVVGYDSQRVWEKMDRIGHSVRQSAESHRLHAEVQTAVLFPAMNVEPAGPVVLRFCRAARRVGVPIRFAEADGGSDAHILNARGLPTIALGVGYEDAHSLRESVEVRALADGVRLALALAGSEGE; via the coding sequence GTGGTCAAAGAGTTTCTTCGTTTGGTTCGGATTCCCAGCCCTTCCCGGGGTGAGCGGCGAATGGCCGATTATGTGCTCCGGCGGCTCGGGCAGCTGGGGGTGGCGGTGGAAGAAGATCGGGCCGGGCGGTTGATTGGCGGAACGGCGGGCAATCTGTTGGCCAGGCTGCCCGGGAGTGAGGGCCGCACGCCGATTCTGTTTGTCGCCCACCTGGATACCCGAGGCGGCGGAGCAAAAGCGAGCCCACATCTTCATGGCGACCGCATCGTCGGAGACGGGTCGCGCCCCCTGGGGGCGGACGATAAAGCCGGCGTGGCGATCTTGCTGGAGACCGTTCGGTTGCTCGTGGAGCGGCGCGTTCCCCATGCCCCTTTGGAGATCTTGTTCACCGTCGGAGAAGAAGTGGGACTGATGGGTGCCAAAGTGTTTAACGTCGACCGCCTGAAGGCCGGATGCGGTTTTGTGTTCGATGCGCCGGGCCCGGTGGGATCGGCGGTATTGCGGGGGCCGGCCCATGGGGTGGTGAGGGGGGCTTTTTTGGCACACGTGAGATCCCGGCGGTGGGGACGGCGGGAGCTGGGGTCGAGCCCCGCCCGGGCGGCTGCGGCGGCCCTGGCCGGGATGGGGTTGAAGCGGGGCGAGCCCGGGATTGAGGCTCGGATTCTCTCCATCGGGGGCTTTGCCCGGGGCGAAGGGACCATGAGCATCACCGCCGAAGTGGTGGGGTACGATTCCCAACGTGTATGGGAAAAAATGGACCGCATTGGCCACAGCGTTCGTCAATCGGCGGAGAGTCATCGGCTGCACGCCGAGGTGCAGACGGCGGTCCTGTTCCCGGCGATGAACGTGGAGCCCGCGGGCCCCGTGGTCCTTCGCTTTTGCCGGGCGGCCCGGCGGGTCGGCGTGCCCATCCGCTTTGCGGAAGCCGACGGAGGCAGTGATGCCCATATTCTCAATGCCCGGGGTTTGCCGACCATCGCCCTGGGAGTGGGATATGAAGATGCCCACAGCCTCCGGGAGTCGGTGGAGGTGCGAGCTTTGGCGGACGGGGTTCGCTTGGCCCTGGCTCTTGCCGGGTCCGAAGGGGAATAA